tatataatacaaatggaAAGATTTTAGgtgatgataataaattaaaggcATTAAACACAGCGATTATTAAACTTGGATGAATGATAACATTCTATGAATCTATAACATTATACCAAATAACTAGTCCTGCAGTAATTTGTTGGGATAAGAGAAAAACTGTGGTTAAGCACTTTAAAAAAGGTGTTAAAAAATTGAAAGCAACTATTTGTACCTAGTACTTATTAAACTAatccaaatatttaatattgaagagAAGTAATATCTGGGGAGCCAGGAGGTGATGAATTTTCTCATAAAACAAGtatgatttttagtttttttgctcgcatttttaagttaatatttcacattcatttaaatatctgtTTTCTTTGCTATCTCTATCCAATAATatctaatcatattttttactaattttgtaCTTAAATGCATTTAGTCTTTTTGGTTTGAAATTCAAAAGTGGCTACTGTCTCCAGcttgaaaaacaatataattttgtttgcttcataaaatttatttatctacGATAACCTGTGGTCTGTGGAcctctatactctatagtctatagtctaaacctttaatattttgcatccataaaaaatgtcaataatttttatacactttCGAATACATTGaagttaataacaaaataaattggccgtataatttattttcaattttgaacaatattatattatttatttattttgttgtcaatTGTCATGTCGTTTGGATGTTTATTCATACGTCCGATTACACATTTTGAATCAATTTCGTGACGAACCATTTGTCGAATTATAGTAATTTTCTTTAacataaatacacataataatcaatttacgaatttattagtatatcttatagttaaataatttttataaccttGCGTAAGATATAAAACTGTTGAAGAAGTTAacctcataaaaaaataaaaaaaaaaaaatcttacaaaACAATACATAGGTACGTTCCACAAAGTTCATTCGACGTCACACGTACTCACAATTATGTCAAACTTTTCCGAAAACATCGACACCGTCATCGAGGAGGTGCTGGAAGACCTCATCACGGCAGTGGTGTCAGATTCCAACGAAAGCCAAATCGAGACAACCGTCCAGTCGGTGCTCCGGGACATTGTAGCCACGGAATTTGGCTACGAAGACCATCTACAACTGTACACCGACACCGATAACATGGACAAAGATAGACAGATGGTCGCCATCGTCGATCAATTGGTCGACGTTATGATTCCCCTTGTGTCTGAAACGTTGTCCTCCGTGCCACACGTACAGCCCGGATACGCATCCTTAAACGGAAAGGTTGTACTGCGGTGCGAGGAGGAGGACATGGTGACTTCGAGGTCCGTCGTAATTCCGACCGAGGGCACGTTTGAGGCGAAGATCATGTTAGAAGTTCTAGACGGCGAGTTTAATCCAGGAGTTAAACCGGCACCCACGCAGTAACTTCACGCGGGCGGATAAGGCGATTCGCGGCCGCCGTGTGGAGGGAAGTTGAACGCGCCGGGCGTGTGATCATTTGCCTAGGTTGCTAACAATGGGAAAGCGTCCGCAGAACCCGATACCTCCGTTCCTCGGTCGAGGGCAGCAGTCAAGGCGAAGCGATGTGGGGTCGAGGTAAGATACGTGAAAGTGCACTTTTGGGTTGATCGGCGGTAACTCACCAACACACGTTCTTCGGCCACCGCGACAGTGTCGACACGCGAGACCCTCTGGAGGCGTGGCGGGCCCTGGCAGCTTCGGTCCGAGAGCGACGACAACAACACGACGGAGCTGGCTAGCTGTACTGGCGCGGACAACGACGCCGTCCCGAAGGTATCACTGACGATGACTGCTGCAGCGTTGCACGAAGACGACTCACGATGGTAACCGCAGAGCACACGTCGGacgactaaaattattatatggtaGTTCGGAACGCGGACGTCAGCAGCGCCGGATCCACGGAACGACGAAACATTTCAGGATTCGACGGTGCGCGACTCCACCGGATGCGGTTGCAGACACTGCGCCGACGGGATGCCGGGCTAGGGTGAAAACCACGGAGTTTCCAGGACAGCGGTGTTGTCCACCTAGATCCTCTCCCTTCTCCGCCCAGTGGTTTGATGATCTCGCCGGCCTAGTCACGACGCCTCCGGTTCCGCAgcacccatataataataatatagccttCGTCGCTCGCTCCGATGAGCTTTGGTCACCGTCACCATCATAGTCGTCTTTGGCACCTGCAGTACAATCTATAGCGCACGTCATCGCACACTAGCCAATCATCGCCAACCGTCATCGTTGCTCTCGCAGCCGTCGTGGTCGGGTTCCACCCTCTTCCATGGTTGTATCTTCATTAACCAACAACTTTTTTGATACGCCGTACCAAacctcaataaaatatttttatattgaacgtTTTGGCCTCGTGAAAGGATAAGTGCAAAATATTGTCATGCACCatatgcacattgcacacatcattgtaaaatcaataaattcatcaccCGGCTAtaagtctaaaataataataataaaaactattggtTTCGTTGTTGTTGAAAGAACACCagtaccattgattaaatatgaaaaaacactaacaataatggtttttgaaacagtaagaacttttttcatttaagtgatatcaaaaaaataaaaataacgttgcacagccaaagttctcctttttatgtggtgaaaatctcgtttcttagttatgactatAGCCTTCtaggttctttcccgcgcaaaacagtttttgctgttatacatttgtaagacggagacaaggAAACGGGTGTAGCGTCCCTCTTAATACTTTTGTTACCTACAAAGtttattatcatgtattttatgcttcaacttaatttaatacaattgaaatgtgtacaaacaataaaaagttaaaaccatttacatattataattattaattaaatcacaTATATTCTTTAATATTGGTCTACTTTAGATCAATACacagaataaaaaacaaaacaattgttTGAAAAGTTTAGATAaacatataacaaaaaaacaaaaattaaaacaaaaaaagtataaaatttcaCTGTCTAAATACTGTATCTTTAATAAGCGTCAATGACATAAGGGTTTGCTTTCAcgtattttatcaaacataacaCCATTGATTGTTTAAATGCTGATGGTATACATCAATACTTTACTTAAATACTTTACTATGACtggaaaaatcaatattttgctTGAGCAATACTCTTGCCAGGTGTTAGTCAAATGAGTAGGTACGGAGTCTTACCATAAACCAGACTATATAATTTACATCCTAATGATTAACGAGTCATTAGCAATGACCATCTGATTGTAAAATCAGTATCtatagtaaaattttttcaaatatttttcttttatttatacaGCTTTAGCCTTCTCGCTTTGTCTTTAAAAATTAGAACTCTCACTATTTATACATTCaggttacttataatattatgttcctataattgtattatgtttataattttattatgttcctagctacatctaatattttgtttcgaATTAAGTCAACTTGCTACTTTCAGAAGGATTGCAGAAGAAATCACCCCCATGGCCTCAAAGTATGAGATTGAATGATTTTTACACCTCAAAAAGATAGGACAAACCACAGTAAAAAATCCAATTGTAAAACCAAAATGTTCCACACAAAATACCTAAGTatgttatttcaattttcataagCTCCAACCAATCTAAAATAAGGTCAGCTatttcaactaattatgttattattaattctaatGTTTGTATAAGTATTGAAGGTATACTTTGAAATTTGATACCTCAATACTTCACAAATTTACCATGacttattgaataaaattactttaactATTATGGATCTCCTGAGCAATTCCAAAAGTTTCAGCtatatgttcaatatttgtatCTATAATCAACATTAATCAATACTTTACCTTTCATTCTATTTGtgtagataataatagtaattttaatgaagaaaaacataatatctacaggtattaataatactataaattgttgCTCTGAAAAATATTCATGATATTAGTGTAATATATATTCACACAATACTTAttgaatttaacaataaattattacgtaaaatagttttaaggacaaaaaaaaaataacttaaatggtGGTTGAAAGTtggatttatttaattgttatcaattcattttttttatccatttacaaatttacacaaaatttgtatataacaataaatttttttgacatgaaaataGTTGGATACACagtgaattttaataatacataatagagaaaataatatgttatacactaATTAAACGGGTAACGAGATTTATAgttgatataaaaattacatatgttagttaaattaaaatattttattgaaagtcTAATAGAATTTGGCtctattaacaaatataattttaactgtaACAACAGTAGGcggatttgattaaaatattgatctttaattcagtaaaataaaatttgtttgtaaCTTACAaccattttttatgatattttatattttttttttcgatgtaGCAGTAATATAACTCCTAATTAACGCAGCAACGCTAacaccatattttattttttgaaaaagaaaatcaAGTACCAAACTTTGTCGAACTATAATaaggattttattttaatttttaatttagtttctaAGTCTTGAAACAAAAATGGTACTTAGTTATttcattaagaaaaaaataaaatttaacaaattttcccCCCCATACATAATTTGACTTCAGCCCTGAAATCCCAAGTCAAATTATgaatatgaaacaaatttttgaaagatttatttattaagtcatttacataaatagtaattaaaattttaccgtCCAAAATTATaccagaaaaaattaaattggtaaGAAAACAATCGGGCTGAAGTGAATGTTTTCATAAACCAATACtaagaaaacaattttgtaGGACGGGTTCCAGCTTTTAGTAGTTGGTTATTTCGTACTGGAACTGAGATAGCTGTATTCTCAGCTCACAATTTGGATCAATTGTTAATAGCCGCACTTGCATAAGAGATCTTTTCGCTAATTCAATAgcaataaattttaatgtttttaaatataataaataatatactcttaTGTACAATATATCGGACAACAGCGAgggtatttgtttttatcttaaatatatacatattttattgccaATGTGGCAAGTATGTAGTACTGAACACGAAAGGCTTGATCCAAGAAGTTAAGTCACCTTAACGAGATACAGTACTACCATGCAAGGCAACATAAATTTCttgtgaaatgaaaataaaataatactaataataaaaaaaaaaacaagagaaGAGATTTTAGTTATGAATTTacgaaatagaaataaaaatttaagtgaactgcaaatagtttttaaatcaaatttttctttggatcgattgaaaaataaaatgtatatatcttGGGTTCTTTGAGTCTTAAAGTTAAGTATTTAGGTATTGAGTTTGTTTtagatacaaatatttacaatagttgGGGAAGGATTTTTCATTTACTAAGGTCCATTTCTTCATTAATATCTACATCTTCTGGCCGTGCAACATATAACCTTGGATCAATTACCTgtaagacaaaaaaattaaagtcatatcataaataaaatataattttcggaaatatatttattatttaggaaaAAGTAATAATAGACTTGTGtatcataaatacaatttttaaaaattaattctttttttttttaataataattaacataccaGAAAGTATAGCActagcaaataaaaaaaatgtcctacgatttgtgaacaatttaaaattcaattttgtaaaagaaTTGCTCTCCGAATACACTaacattaagaaataaaaataaataacttagtAAAAGAAACAGCAGTAATCAAGTATTTTGTAGCCTATTTTAGCAGGaaatgttggtaaaaaaaaacaatttgcaacatatcatttataatttacaattaataattaagtgcCTCTGactgtatgtttttattattctaaatttcaCAGATTTCTAGAAAGTGTAAGGCATAACCTTAGcagaattttgaaaacaaatataaatttcttaaaaagATTGTCGGATTACGCGCTACAGAGAACAGGAACagaaaagtattcaaaatgtctaaaatatatgCATTGGCCTTAAATGGATTAATTAAgaaccaaaatattaaacagtgtCCAACTTAAACTGTAATatgatgaatataaattatgttagcAATTTCcatgataattttattcattttaattaagctgctaaatattattacttaaaccTTATTagtattcttttataaataactttcaGTATGCAAATAACTTACTTTAGGTATAGGTTTTATTTCCGTGCCTAATTCTTGTTCAATACGGTGTAAAGCAAATCGGTCATCATAAGTGATAAGATTGATGGCTATACCAAGATGTCCAAATCGGCCTGACCTACCAATACGATGCAAATACGTCTCTGCCATTTTGGGAAAATCAAAGTTTATCACAACATTTACAGCTTGTACATCAATACCTCTCGTAAATAAATCTACaagaagaaaataaattgtattaaaggaatcaaaatgaaaataaatactaaatttaactatattaccGGAACAAACAAGATTGCGGCAAGATCCTTTTCTGAAATCATGGAATACACGATTACGATGTGCTTGGGCCATTTTAGCATGAATGTAATAACAACAATAGCCGAGATCAGTAATTTTTTTAGCAAGTAACTCTACACGCTGTGTtgagttacaaaatattatactttggtttatttgaagctgaaataaatataaataagagtattattttattaaaagtatatagaatagaagtattttattaaaaaaaattattggtcataattttaataaatgaataccTTTGAGAACAAAGTGTTCAAACAGTGAaccttttgtttttcttgaacaAATGCATAATACTGAGTAACTCCTTTCAAGGTTAACTCTTCCATCAAGTTTATTTCATATGGACTACGTAAATGTTTATCCTAAAACAATACATGTTGATTAAATTATCTATCATTACAGTCAAGTTAATTGCATTGACTTAATTTAAAGTACTCACCATAAACTGTTTGACAGTCAGAGGGAATGTGGCAGAGTATAGGAGGATTTGCCTCTCAGATGGTAACCTCGAAATTATATGATCTAACATACCTTTAAAATCTTGTGACAAAAGTTTATCtgcctaaaaacaaaaatgacttattaaatttaaatttaataatatcaaattaactGGCTAAAATCTTAAGTTTGCATTTTTTgagtaattgaataaataagaaaatgtatttacctCATCTAAAACTAAAATCCGACAATGATCAACTTTAGCTATGCTTTTGTCTAGGAGATCCAATATTCTTCCAGGAGTGGCAATAATAACATGcactgtaaaaaatattaatatataatggtaATGATGCATACatcaaaaatgtaatcaattaaatattataaagaattcaAGAAGGATTAGTGTATATAACTTAAATGCAATACATAGGCCATAGCATACCAAAAAATTAGAAACCGGATCCCAATTtggtatgtttaaaaaaattattttataattttcaatatataagtaaaaaaaaactaactaaatGTCACCtgtgttgttgtttttgtttacaataaataaattgtgatttttaagatatatatattcCATGCCACAAGAGAACGCATACAGACGATTAAAACTCCCAGCTTTCCCACCACTATACTATCGCGAGCACCGGCCGTTGTTATCGGTGCCCAAGGTATTCACATTTCAGTAGACAagtggttgaaaaatattacaatttcaagaCAACAAAACGCAGTCATTTATAATAACAGCTAATAGAGCCATATGCATTCTCTTGTGGCACAGAATAAagtttcataacataataatatactatatttaaccTGTGctaaattttcaaacaataattcaAGACCTatgaaacaaaaattcaaaaaaattgtgcttatctGTTAACCAATTGAGACtttgttatataaatttatatactgcATCATACTGTAATTGCAGCTTCCAGAtatgttcatttttaatataatataataaatttaataaaaccacTATATTGGAACATAATAATAGGAAATAACAGTAATACTGAATACCAGAGACttacttagctataaaaatagattgtattaaatttcacaATTATTGAAGAGATTTTACTTAGatattatgcttattattaAAGAAGCacacaatacaaaaaattttttttttaatgttaaaatattgtagCTATGGCTATATTAAATGATTTGCTGAAAatccgatttaaaaaaaaaatgattcctttaagagatattataaaatgcaaaaaagccGAGTGACATCTTTGGGCCCGGCTCATCGTAATTGCCTATCTTATACGTGTTAAAGTTCCTCACTTCACGCAACAATTTACCAatctaaaaattttacttttgaaatttagtttacgtataaatgtgtgattttaatgtttaagatgataaaagtatcaaaaattcaatataatgtttagtttttttaaatattaataaatctttaaagtGATCGTCATggccatttaaatataaaatacagattCAAATATctcttttaagatttttaatattaattaaaaaacttaacgTTATATTGAAATTCAGATACTTGAATTgtcttaaacacataaaattacacatttatatgtaaattaaatttcaaaaataaaatttttaggtTGGTAAATCGTTGGGTGAAGCGAGGAACTTTTACCCATATAAGATAGGCAATTACGATGAGCTGGGCACAATGACATCACACATCTTTTTTCAATtgctcataactcataagttattGAATAATGTGAGTAGAAACGTAAAACCTATACCATTATTCTTAGAATTGAACATTCtttcaaatcaaaaaacttttttttgtgttgtgtgCTTCTTTAAGAGAAATAAGTATATGATAatcaagtaaatacaaattttagttCAATATCTAGGTGCtattagaataataaacaatacttattttattttgctaagATATCTACAGTACTTAATTAGTGATTACTTGCtctcaaaaataatttctcaCTCATAAAATTAAAGTGAAGGGGAATCCAAGTATATCATCATAGagcacattaatttattatacaaattccaagaatataatattattattttgataaataataaatacttgtaCTAGAATATCAGACATTTGAATCAATTTATTACAAgtatacagtataattattatataacaattttttatttcaaatctgGAATTTAAACtctcaaaaataatttctcaCTCATAAAATTAAAGTGAAGGGGAATCCAAGTATATCATCATAGagcatattaatgtattatacaagttCTAAGAATATAGtattacttttttgataaataataaatacttgtaCTAGAATATCACgacatttgaattaatttatgagtatatagtatattatatgacaattttacatttcaaaTCTGGAATTTAAACtctcaaaaataatttctcaCTCATAAAATTTAAGTGAAGGGGAATCCAAGTATATCATCATAgagcatattaatttattatacaagttCTAAGAATATAGTAGtacttttttgataaataataaatacttgtaCTAGAATATCACgacatttgaattaatttatgaatatacagtatattatatgacaattttacatttaaaatctgGAATTTAAACtctcaaaaataatttctcaCTCATAAAATTAAAGTGAAGGGGAATCCAAGTATATCATCATAGAGCACAATATTCTTTTATACAATTTccgagaatatattattttatgataaacaataaatacttgTACTAGAATATCGGACATTTTAATCAATCtattgagtatatattataacaagctTACATTTCATATCTGGAATTTAAATTCTCaaattattcatgttttaaGTAAAGgggaatctaaaatatatcatcatggagcagaatatatatatattcaaacaagcaattataactatttaaataactacgaattaaaattaattatttatttccaagAAACTgggaaaaaattgtaattctcTTAGAATTTATTGCACTGAAAAACCTATTACAGtaaatagtataaagtatataattcggaaaataattttatttgatatttaagcTCTCAAATATTATATCTCACTCATAAAGTATTTTAAGTGAAGGGGAATCCAAAATCTTTCATCATAgagcaaaattaaaaatatattttctatattaatctaaaaatgcattattaatttaaaactatataatgcaatatatgataatatcaatgttggaaaaattataatataatatttagtaggtgattatgattataaatacaatcccTTGCTTAAATCTTGCCCAAGAAACAgttattacaacattatttgtAAAACTTACCTCTTTGGTAAATACGAAGAATATCATCCTTAAGATTAGTACCACCAGTAGTCACCATGACCCTAATGTCCAAGTGCTTTGCAAGCTCAATACATATTTGACTAGTTTGTAATGCTAATTCTCTGGTTGGCACGATCACAAGTgctaaaacataaaacattcataatattataacaaaagttgataattataataataaaaaatcaagaaaaagaTCAATATTTTTACCTTGTATAACATCTAGTTTTGGATCCACTTGTTCAAGGACAGGTATGGAATAAGCACCAGTTTTTCCTGTGCCGTTTTTTGCTCTTGCCAATATATCTTTGCCAGAAAGTGCTATTGGAATACTTGCTTCTTGAATAGGACTAGGTTTTTCCCAACCTTTTTCAAATATACCCATTAATAATTCTCGTTTTAAACAGAATTCTTCAAAGTCATTTCCTTTAGTTGAAGTAAcatcctataataatattttataaataaatattttatgtatttttttaatgtattcattTCATGTTACGCACGCTTGTTTTAATCCGGTGATCTTGAGGAGGAAGTTTAAGTTTGGCCTTCCACCCTGCATCATCTATTCCTTCGAAGCTACTGGACATATAAAAACAGTTAGGTATACAGTTGCATTAATAGGAACTAACTATTGTTACTTACATTCTATTTAACTGTTTGCTGGGCATATTGAGGTTAATCCCAGAGTTATTGTGATTTGTAGCAAGCATCTAAACTTCTTTGAGGTTCTAAAGAACCAACGtgtgtacacaaaaaaaattgttttaatttatgataaaacaaTCACTTTTTAACACTAAAACGTGTCTACTTAGactttattatttacaacaaataaaaaaataaccaacatttaataaaaataccatgAAGTATTCACTTTTctctttataaaaatgtaagttaaattatagaaaacttATTTCACTTATGAAAATAATGTCTTTTTTTCTTGGGTTGATATCACTCTATCAACGAAGAGTTACAAAAAGCTGATTCCAATGGAGAAACTTTTAAtaaacctgaaaaaaaaatacaatcaacaATAAAACATGATGAATTGGTAtgtttttctatataaatagaagaacaaaataaataatcaaatacctaattttaacttttaaatggtcaattaaatatttatcaagaaattacaatacctataatctaaTATATCAATGGGTTTTACCACTAATATCTGTTGATACTGAAAAAATTAGATGGCTTTAAATTGTATTCTGTAAATCtgttataacatttttgataatattgttattataggcATAGCATATTGCtcttttcaaaaattataatacaaattgttaatttattaaatgtatattaaaagttaaaactacaACTTgtgaatttgaatattaattgtatctataaatataagcaATTTTATAACTTCTAGTTTAAacaaaatcaatacaaaatggtAATAATTAAAGCAATTTAAGGTTAAAATCCAAAAAGAAATTACAGAACACAGAAagcactattttatttttaatctcgaataaaaaaatattttttatttaataggaaGTTTCTTTTAAAACTTCATAAGCTTCTATTCATTTAGCATCCTAGaaaatgttatactttttagtgcttattttaagtaaaatgtactgtagatttaaatataatacattacaattcttgaataattttaccaacctaggtaattattatgaaaaagaaGCCGATCAAACCCACAAATTGGCTTAACAGACATTATTCAAAGAAAATTGGATAAATCATGTCGCGTCATAAAACGTGCGAGTTTATCGTGACTACTGCtataaatagaatatagaaAAAGTCAGGACAAAGTATACACGCGACCGACGTACTAAAGAGATGTGATTAGTTTTTCGATAACCGTAATTACCGTTTACCTAAATACACACTTGGGATAATGATCCAACAGTCGACGAGTATCTACTTGACGAATATTACGTGAACGAGATATCGCCGTATGTGGTGTTATACAGGTGAATTTTATCGGCACGGCTGTGATTATTTGAAAACGATTCCATCAGCTGAcagcaaatataatttaaaaaacagcgTTTCGGCGAACAGGTATTCGGGTGTTTAAGGGGTAACGGAAAACCCCGTGGTCGGACGGTCGGATGAGGCGACAAGACCAATCGAAAAACGAAACCCTCCCGAAGGGCAGCTACGAGTAATAGAACGCGACCGTTATCGAGTAATAGTCGATGGACACGGCGTTCTGGGTCACTACCAGGAAGTGGCACGCCATGTTTGGCACAAATCCGGAGCACATAAACGAACGTGCCACGACGGTTAGGCGCGTCACG
Above is a window of Metopolophium dirhodum isolate CAU chromosome 3, ASM1992520v1, whole genome shotgun sequence DNA encoding:
- the LOC132940343 gene encoding ATP-dependent RNA helicase me31b isoform X2, encoding MLATNHNNSGINLNMPSKQLNRIFEGIDDAGWKAKLKLPPQDHRIKTSDVTSTKGNDFEEFCLKRELLMGIFEKGWEKPSPIQEASIPIALSGKDILARAKNGTGKTGAYSIPVLEQVDPKLDVIQALVIVPTRELALQTSQICIELAKHLDIRVMVTTGGTNLKDDILRIYQRVHVIIATPGRILDLLDKSIAKVDHCRILVLDEADKLLSQDFKGMLDHIISRLPSERQILLYSATFPLTVKQFMDKHLRSPYEINLMEELTLKGVTQYYAFVQEKQKVHCLNTLFSKLQINQSIIFCNSTQRVELLAKKITDLGYCCYYIHAKMAQAHRNRVFHDFRKGSCRNLVCSDLFTRGIDVQAVNVVINFDFPKMAETYLHRIGRSGRFGHLGIAINLITYDDRFALHRIEQELGTEIKPIPKVIDPRLYVARPEDVDINEEMDLSK
- the LOC132940343 gene encoding ATP-dependent RNA helicase me31b isoform X1, which encodes MLATNHNNSGINLNMPSKQLNRISFEGIDDAGWKAKLKLPPQDHRIKTSDVTSTKGNDFEEFCLKRELLMGIFEKGWEKPSPIQEASIPIALSGKDILARAKNGTGKTGAYSIPVLEQVDPKLDVIQALVIVPTRELALQTSQICIELAKHLDIRVMVTTGGTNLKDDILRIYQRVHVIIATPGRILDLLDKSIAKVDHCRILVLDEADKLLSQDFKGMLDHIISRLPSERQILLYSATFPLTVKQFMDKHLRSPYEINLMEELTLKGVTQYYAFVQEKQKVHCLNTLFSKLQINQSIIFCNSTQRVELLAKKITDLGYCCYYIHAKMAQAHRNRVFHDFRKGSCRNLVCSDLFTRGIDVQAVNVVINFDFPKMAETYLHRIGRSGRFGHLGIAINLITYDDRFALHRIEQELGTEIKPIPKVIDPRLYVARPEDVDINEEMDLSK